The following coding sequences are from one Sphingomonadaceae bacterium OTU29LAMAA1 window:
- the tkt gene encoding transketolase, with amino-acid sequence MTDTNTAIHEDGSLERLTIDTIRTLSMDAVQKANSGHPGTPMALAPVGYTLWSQFLRYDPSRPDWPNRDRFVLSVGHASMLLYSLIYLAGIEEIDAEGNKTGKEAVSLADIEGFRQLSSKTPGHPEYRHTTGVETTTGPLGAGCSNSVGMAIAERWLAARYNRPEFTLFDHDVYALCGDGDMMEGVASEAASLAGHLKLSNLCWIYDSNHISIEGGTDLAFDEDVGLRFQAYGWNVIHLDDANDTKAFAKAIETFKATNDRPTFIVVHSVIGWGSPKAGSEKAHGEPLGEDNVRATKKAYGWPEDKSFYIPEGVAEHFHGAIADRGVDLREKWEATVEQYRAAHPELAAELDTMLKDKLPEGWDADIPVFPADGKGLASRDSGGKVLNALAAKVPWLIGGSADLAPSTKTDIKGKPSFEADNYGGQNFHFGVREHGMGGVVNGMTLSHLRSYGSTFLVFADYMRAPIRLSAIMELASVWVFTHDSIGVGEDGPTHQPIEHLATLRAIPGLDTIRPGDANEVAYAWRAALKDASRPTALIFSRQALPTLDRDKYAPAEGTLKGGYVLADCDGTPEVILIATGSELSLVVQAHEKLKVDGVKSRVVSMPSWYRYELQSEEYKESVLPSSVASRLAVEQAGEMGWHRYVGLKGRTITMSTFGASAPISKLQDKYGFTLDNVVKVAREMLESNNG; translated from the coding sequence ATGACCGATACCAACACCGCGATCCACGAAGACGGATCGCTGGAACGCCTCACGATCGACACCATCCGCACCCTGTCGATGGACGCGGTGCAAAAGGCCAATTCGGGCCACCCCGGCACGCCGATGGCTTTGGCGCCGGTCGGTTATACGCTGTGGTCGCAATTCCTGCGCTACGATCCGTCGCGGCCCGACTGGCCCAACCGGGACCGCTTCGTGCTGTCGGTCGGCCATGCGTCGATGCTGCTCTATTCGCTGATTTATCTCGCCGGCATCGAGGAGATCGACGCCGAAGGGAACAAGACCGGCAAGGAAGCGGTCAGCCTCGCCGATATCGAGGGCTTCCGCCAGCTTTCGTCCAAGACGCCGGGCCATCCCGAATACCGCCACACCACCGGCGTCGAGACGACGACCGGGCCGCTCGGCGCGGGCTGCTCCAACTCGGTCGGCATGGCGATCGCCGAGCGCTGGCTCGCGGCGCGCTACAACCGACCGGAATTCACGCTGTTCGACCATGACGTCTACGCGTTGTGCGGCGACGGCGACATGATGGAGGGCGTCGCGTCCGAGGCGGCCAGCCTCGCCGGACACCTCAAGCTGTCGAACCTCTGCTGGATCTACGACAGCAACCACATCTCGATCGAGGGCGGCACCGACCTCGCGTTCGACGAGGACGTCGGCCTGCGCTTCCAGGCCTATGGCTGGAATGTCATCCACCTCGACGACGCCAACGATACCAAGGCGTTCGCCAAGGCGATCGAGACGTTCAAGGCGACGAACGATCGTCCGACCTTCATCGTCGTCCATTCGGTGATCGGCTGGGGCAGCCCCAAGGCGGGCAGCGAAAAGGCGCATGGCGAGCCGCTTGGCGAGGACAACGTCCGCGCCACCAAGAAGGCTTATGGCTGGCCCGAGGACAAGAGCTTCTACATTCCCGAAGGCGTGGCGGAGCATTTCCACGGCGCCATCGCCGATCGCGGTGTCGATCTGCGCGAGAAGTGGGAAGCGACGGTCGAACAGTATCGCGCCGCGCACCCGGAGTTGGCCGCCGAACTCGATACGATGTTGAAGGACAAGCTGCCCGAGGGCTGGGATGCCGACATCCCGGTCTTCCCTGCGGACGGAAAGGGCCTCGCCAGCCGCGATTCCGGCGGCAAGGTGCTGAATGCACTGGCGGCCAAGGTGCCGTGGCTGATCGGCGGCTCGGCCGACCTCGCGCCGTCGACCAAGACCGACATCAAGGGCAAGCCGTCGTTCGAAGCCGACAATTACGGCGGCCAGAACTTCCACTTCGGCGTCCGCGAACACGGCATGGGCGGCGTCGTCAACGGCATGACGCTGTCGCATCTGCGCAGCTACGGCTCCACCTTCCTCGTGTTCGCCGATTACATGCGCGCCCCGATCCGCCTGTCGGCGATCATGGAACTCGCCAGCGTCTGGGTGTTCACGCACGACTCCATCGGCGTCGGCGAGGACGGCCCGACCCACCAGCCGATCGAGCATCTGGCGACGCTGCGCGCGATCCCCGGCCTCGACACCATCCGGCCGGGCGACGCCAACGAGGTCGCCTATGCCTGGCGTGCCGCGCTGAAGGATGCCAGCCGCCCGACCGCGCTGATCTTCTCGCGTCAGGCGCTGCCGACGCTCGATCGCGACAAGTACGCACCGGCCGAAGGCACGCTCAAGGGCGGTTACGTCCTCGCCGACTGCGACGGCACGCCCGAGGTGATCCTGATCGCGACGGGCAGCGAATTGTCGCTGGTGGTGCAGGCGCACGAGAAGCTGAAGGTGGATGGCGTCAAGAGCCGCGTCGTGTCGATGCCGAGCTGGTATCGCTACGAATTGCAGTCCGAGGAATACAAGGAAAGCGTGCTGCCCTCGTCGGTAGCGTCGCGCCTCGCGGTCGAGCAGGCCGGCGAGATGGGCTGGCACCGCTATGTCGGGTTGAAGGGACGTACGATCACCATGTCGACGTTCGGTGCCTCCGCCCCCATATCCAAGCTGCAGGACAAATACGGCTTCACCCTCGACAATGTCGTCAAGGTGGCGCGCGAGATGCTGGAGAGCAACAATGGGTAA
- the tal gene encoding transaldolase: MGKLNDLSAAGTAVWLDFVDRKFLEAGGLDKLVKADGLTGVTSNPSIFEKAMGHGDAYDATLAEFDKQNPDAATIDRYEHLAIQDIKAAAETLRPVYDRLETRDGYVSLEVSPYIADDTDATIAEAEKLWHAVDRPNLMIKIPGTLAGGPAISATIAKGINVNVTLLFALDAYIRVAEAYATGLEERVRQGQPIDKIASVASFFVSRIDSMIDKEIDRRLGENDPEAETLKGLRGKVAIANAKMAYQWFLDFEKSDRWQALAAKGAQPQRLLWASTGVKDKAYRDTLYVDTLIGRDTVNTMPPATMDAFRERGTVGDTLNEGVEEARQVLADADRLGLNLTGVTDTLVAEGVASFAKAFDDLLGSIAAKQPAAA, translated from the coding sequence ATGGGTAAGCTCAACGACCTGAGTGCGGCAGGCACCGCAGTGTGGCTCGACTTCGTGGACCGCAAGTTCCTCGAAGCCGGTGGCCTCGACAAGCTGGTGAAAGCGGACGGCCTGACCGGCGTCACCTCCAACCCGTCGATCTTTGAAAAGGCGATGGGGCATGGCGACGCCTATGACGCGACGCTCGCCGAGTTCGACAAGCAGAACCCGGATGCGGCGACGATCGACCGCTACGAGCATCTGGCGATCCAGGACATCAAGGCCGCGGCCGAAACGCTGCGCCCGGTCTACGACCGGCTGGAGACCAGGGATGGCTACGTCAGCCTCGAAGTGTCGCCGTACATCGCCGACGATACCGATGCGACGATCGCCGAGGCGGAGAAGCTGTGGCACGCCGTCGACCGCCCCAACCTGATGATCAAGATCCCCGGCACGCTCGCGGGCGGACCGGCGATCAGCGCGACGATCGCCAAGGGCATCAACGTCAACGTGACGCTGCTGTTCGCGCTCGACGCCTACATCCGGGTGGCGGAAGCCTATGCGACCGGGCTTGAGGAGCGCGTGCGGCAGGGGCAGCCGATCGACAAGATCGCCAGCGTCGCCAGCTTCTTCGTCAGCCGCATCGACTCGATGATCGACAAGGAAATCGATCGTCGTCTCGGCGAGAACGATCCCGAGGCGGAGACGCTGAAGGGCCTGCGCGGCAAGGTCGCCATCGCCAATGCCAAGATGGCCTATCAATGGTTCCTCGACTTCGAAAAGTCGGACCGCTGGCAGGCGCTCGCCGCCAAGGGTGCGCAGCCGCAACGGTTGCTGTGGGCGTCGACCGGCGTGAAGGACAAGGCGTATCGCGATACTTTGTACGTCGACACGCTGATCGGTCGCGACACGGTCAACACGATGCCGCCGGCAACGATGGACGCCTTCCGCGAGCGCGGCACGGTCGGCGATACGCTGAACGAGGGCGTCGAGGAGGCGCGTCAGGTGCTGGCGGATGCCGATCGGTTGGGGCTGAACCTCACCGGCGTCACCGACACGCTGGTGGCCGAAGGTGTCGCGTCCTTCGCAAAGGCCTTCGACGACCTGCTCGGCTCGATCGCGGCGAAGCAGCCCGCAGCGGCGTGA